The following proteins come from a genomic window of Pseudomonas sp. WJP1:
- a CDS encoding Gfo/Idh/MocA family protein, translating into MARLTGDIPGQRRFKVGMVGGGQGAYFASYHRAAMRLCNRFDIVAGAFSSDADKCREAGAALHLAQERIYLSFEDMAATESCRPDPIDAVVIVTPNHLHFEPCQLFLRAGIPVICDKPLVNSPQEAYALASIAERHNTFFAVTYTYQGYPMVRDARSRIQAGELGEVRFMYVEYLLEWLAPGVDGLSKSLAWRGDPEKAGPTGALGDVGTHAFNMLEFLSGRRCTSLNAKLSTVVPGWGLDDTCVVQLEFEGGVDGLLWASFAAPGHRNGLRFKIVGSKASVEWCQESPETLLFTPIDGADRLYRRGQSDNKAQTLTFTSLPAGNTEGYLEALAVLYADFAEALEAGTQWRTATTVPLPDIHEGVRGVVLSQACVESSERRAWVPFPEQ; encoded by the coding sequence ATGGCCAGGTTAACAGGCGACATTCCAGGACAACGACGTTTCAAGGTCGGGATGGTGGGTGGCGGGCAGGGCGCCTATTTTGCCAGCTATCATCGCGCCGCCATGCGCCTGTGCAACCGCTTCGATATTGTCGCCGGCGCCTTCTCTTCGGATGCGGACAAATGCCGTGAGGCCGGGGCGGCACTCCATCTGGCGCAAGAGCGAATTTACCTGTCATTCGAGGACATGGCAGCTACCGAGTCGTGTCGCCCCGATCCGATTGATGCCGTCGTCATCGTGACGCCCAATCACCTGCACTTTGAACCGTGCCAGCTATTTTTGCGGGCGGGAATCCCGGTGATCTGCGACAAGCCGTTGGTCAATAGTCCGCAAGAAGCCTACGCGTTGGCCAGCATTGCCGAGCGGCACAATACTTTTTTCGCAGTGACTTACACCTATCAGGGCTATCCCATGGTCAGGGACGCCCGTAGCCGTATCCAGGCCGGGGAGCTGGGTGAAGTCCGGTTCATGTACGTCGAGTATCTTTTGGAATGGTTGGCACCCGGTGTCGATGGGTTGAGCAAAAGCCTGGCCTGGCGTGGCGACCCTGAAAAGGCCGGGCCGACCGGCGCGCTGGGAGATGTCGGAACACACGCCTTCAACATGCTTGAATTCCTGTCCGGGCGGCGTTGCACCAGCCTGAATGCCAAGTTGAGCACGGTTGTGCCAGGTTGGGGGCTGGACGACACCTGTGTGGTGCAGCTTGAATTCGAGGGCGGCGTCGATGGCTTGTTATGGGCCAGTTTCGCGGCGCCTGGTCATCGCAACGGATTGCGTTTCAAGATCGTCGGCAGCAAAGCCTCGGTCGAGTGGTGTCAGGAATCACCAGAAACGCTTCTGTTCACGCCCATTGACGGCGCCGACCGTCTCTACCGCCGTGGCCAAAGCGACAATAAGGCGCAGACGCTGACCTTTACCAGCTTGCCAGCGGGAAACACCGAAGGCTATCTGGAGGCGCTGGCCGTTCTGTATGCCGATTTCGCCGAAGCCCTCGAGGCCGGAACGCAGTGGCGCACGGCGACCACCGTCCCGTTACCGGATATACATGAGGGCGTGCGGGGGGTGGTGTTATCCCAGGCCTGTGTCGAGTCCAGCGAGCGGCGTGCCTGGGTGCCTTTTCCCGAACAGTAA
- a CDS encoding XRE family transcriptional regulator: protein MPLTAATSHPERQQVRSDLQANVQKNLSTLVESCRSVADMCRKVDVNRQQFNKYLVGQHVPSQKILQKIGRYFMMEAEDLFRPPAEFKKFYEGYENELPTDLRASAQFNHFLPLAKQSADLLEDYLGVYYRYHNSSIYKGRILRSVTCLYRADSMVQYVTVERFPLLDGSGKIGYSFTYHGFCLLLGDRLFMVDFEGKQRNEMTFSILTPQHRRPIRFLYGLVTGVASSSFRQPFSTRMALGLVDKGKIGKHHLRNATAVLPSDQSLPLEVREYMTGDNATIVWGGQA, encoded by the coding sequence ATGCCATTGACAGCTGCCACCTCGCACCCTGAGCGACAACAGGTTCGCAGCGACTTGCAAGCCAACGTGCAAAAAAACCTGAGTACGCTGGTCGAGTCCTGCCGTTCAGTGGCGGACATGTGCCGCAAAGTCGATGTCAATCGCCAGCAGTTCAACAAGTACCTGGTGGGCCAGCACGTTCCTTCGCAGAAGATTCTTCAGAAAATAGGCCGTTATTTCATGATGGAAGCCGAAGATCTTTTTCGGCCACCCGCCGAGTTCAAGAAATTCTATGAAGGGTATGAAAACGAATTGCCGACGGACTTGCGTGCCTCGGCGCAATTCAATCATTTTTTGCCTTTGGCAAAACAGTCGGCTGACTTACTCGAAGACTACCTGGGCGTCTATTACCGCTATCACAACTCTTCGATCTACAAAGGCAGAATCCTGCGCTCGGTTACTTGCCTGTATCGAGCCGATTCGATGGTCCAGTACGTCACGGTAGAACGTTTCCCGCTGCTCGATGGCAGCGGCAAGATTGGCTACTCGTTCACCTATCACGGTTTTTGCCTGCTGCTGGGGGACCGCCTGTTCATGGTGGATTTCGAAGGCAAACAACGCAACGAGATGACGTTTTCGATTCTGACCCCACAGCATCGCCGACCGATCCGCTTCCTCTATGGATTGGTCACCGGTGTGGCGTCGTCCTCCTTCCGCCAGCCCTTTTCAACCCGCATGGCACTGGGGCTGGTAGACAAAGGCAAGATCGGCAAACACCATCTGCGCAATGCAACCGCCGTGCTGCCCAGCGATCAATCCTTGCCGCTGGAGGTGCGTGAGTACATGACCGGCGACAACGCCACTATCGTGTGGGGCGGTCAGGCCTGA
- a CDS encoding twin-arginine translocase TatA/TatE family subunit, whose amino-acid sequence MGIFDWKHWIVVLLVVVLVFGTKKLKNLGSDVGESIKGFRNAMNDDDKGAQHSQAQQVSAAVELPPITGGTVTGSEHR is encoded by the coding sequence ATGGGTATTTTCGACTGGAAACACTGGATCGTTGTTCTGTTGGTGGTTGTGCTGGTCTTTGGCACGAAGAAGCTGAAAAACCTGGGAAGCGATGTCGGTGAATCCATCAAGGGTTTTCGCAACGCCATGAATGACGACGACAAAGGTGCGCAACATTCGCAAGCCCAGCAAGTTAGCGCCGCCGTTGAGCTGCCGCCGATCACCGGCGGCACTGTCACTGGGTCTGAGCATCGATGA
- a CDS encoding thiamine pyrophosphate-binding protein → MKLTGGQIVAKALKANGVDYVAGMPGAGSLALLEALRMPGTDIPFIQVIQEHSAVHLADGYYRACGRPMAVVLPVPLGISKALGGIATALADSSAMLVISSSDSERHDSTTTGITKQHVDVSSIEQLPQILRQAFDLMLSGRAGPVSLDIPAVVQNTSIEAILPPATLRANAQLQRTDARMMEPSVSKLCGAALPQVANDRASQWGAALERDAIVVIGEGSIQVLVGDMFPFDQSGSYLCAASAETLGWAVPAAIGAKLAMPARQVVCVVGDGDFLQSLQEMAVCVMHSLPVVFLVFNNSGDATLSDVQSTLVEQHQAGEFNLPDGKPYSPDFAAIARNFGLEAWRVEHASQLNPAFIKALNSKGPSLVEVITARGTRGN, encoded by the coding sequence GTGAAACTCACTGGTGGCCAGATTGTTGCGAAAGCGCTGAAAGCGAACGGCGTCGATTATGTGGCAGGGATGCCGGGGGCCGGTTCATTGGCGTTACTGGAGGCGTTACGGATGCCCGGTACGGATATTCCGTTCATTCAAGTCATACAGGAGCACAGTGCAGTCCATCTTGCCGATGGTTATTATCGCGCCTGTGGACGCCCCATGGCTGTCGTGCTTCCTGTGCCATTGGGCATTTCGAAAGCGCTGGGCGGGATCGCGACCGCGTTGGCGGACTCGTCGGCCATGCTGGTCATCAGTAGCAGTGACAGCGAGCGGCACGACTCTACGACAACGGGCATCACCAAGCAGCATGTGGACGTTTCGTCGATTGAACAGTTGCCGCAAATCCTGCGTCAGGCGTTCGACCTGATGCTCAGCGGTCGTGCCGGCCCGGTCAGCCTGGATATCCCGGCGGTTGTTCAGAACACCTCGATTGAGGCAATCCTGCCCCCGGCCACCTTGCGCGCTAATGCCCAATTGCAACGGACAGACGCCCGTATGATGGAACCGTCAGTCAGCAAACTGTGTGGCGCGGCTCTTCCTCAGGTCGCAAATGACCGTGCGTCGCAATGGGGGGCAGCCCTGGAGAGGGATGCGATTGTGGTGATCGGCGAGGGGAGTATCCAGGTACTGGTCGGCGATATGTTTCCTTTCGATCAATCCGGCAGTTACTTGTGCGCCGCCAGTGCTGAGACGCTGGGTTGGGCGGTGCCAGCGGCCATCGGTGCAAAGCTCGCGATGCCGGCGCGCCAGGTGGTGTGTGTCGTGGGGGATGGGGATTTCCTGCAGTCGTTGCAGGAGATGGCGGTTTGCGTAATGCACAGTCTGCCCGTGGTGTTTCTTGTGTTCAACAACAGCGGGGATGCGACCTTGAGTGATGTGCAAAGCACATTGGTCGAACAGCACCAGGCGGGTGAATTCAACCTGCCGGACGGCAAACCTTACTCACCGGACTTTGCCGCAATTGCCAGGAACTTTGGTCTTGAAGCCTGGCGGGTCGAACATGCTTCGCAGCTCAATCCAGCGTTTATCAAGGCGCTAAACAGCAAAGGCCCGTCGTTGGTAGAAGTCATTACTGCGCGCGGCACGCGAGGTAATTAA